One part of the Futiania mangrovi genome encodes these proteins:
- the rpsB gene encoding 30S ribosomal protein S2, which translates to MALPDFTMRQLLEAGVHFGHQTHRWNPRMGSYLFGDRNGIHIIDLAQTVPLLHQALVAARDTVAGGGRILFVGTKRQASEPVADAARRCAQYFVNHRWLGGTLTNWKTISHSISRLRQLEEQLSGGATGFTKKEMLQLTREQEKLERALGGIKDMGGLPTMMFVIDTNKEAIAIQEAKKLNIPVIGVLDSNSDPSDITYPIPGNDDATRAISLYCDLMARAVLDGIMLSQGEEGVDLGAQENPAVEELPAEGGEAAAAN; encoded by the coding sequence ATGGCTCTTCCCGATTTCACGATGCGCCAGCTTCTCGAGGCGGGCGTTCATTTCGGTCACCAGACCCACCGTTGGAACCCGCGCATGGGGTCCTACCTGTTCGGCGACCGCAACGGCATCCACATCATCGACCTTGCGCAGACCGTGCCGCTGCTGCACCAGGCGCTCGTGGCTGCGCGCGACACGGTGGCGGGCGGTGGCCGCATCCTCTTCGTTGGCACGAAGCGGCAGGCTTCGGAACCCGTGGCCGACGCGGCGCGGCGGTGTGCGCAGTACTTCGTGAACCACCGCTGGCTCGGTGGCACGCTGACGAACTGGAAGACGATTTCCCATTCGATCTCGCGGCTCCGCCAGCTGGAGGAGCAGCTTTCCGGCGGCGCGACGGGCTTCACCAAGAAGGAGATGCTCCAGCTGACCCGGGAGCAGGAGAAGCTGGAGCGTGCGCTGGGCGGCATCAAGGATATGGGCGGCCTGCCGACGATGATGTTCGTGATCGATACCAACAAGGAAGCGATCGCGATCCAGGAGGCCAAGAAGCTCAACATCCCCGTGATCGGCGTGCTCGACTCCAACTCGGATCCGAGCGACATCACCTATCCGATCCCCGGCAACGACGACGCGACCCGCGCGATCTCTCTCTATTGCGACCTCATGGCCCGCGCGGTGCTCGATGGCATCATGCTGAGCCAGGGCGAGGAAGGTGTCGACCTCGGCGCGCAGGAGAACCCGGCGGTGGAGGAACTGCCGGCCGAGGGTGGGGAAGCCGCTGCGGCCAACTGA
- a CDS encoding ABC transporter ATP-binding protein, protein MSEPVLVLRGIQRGYRSGEARLEVLRGADLDIRAGELVALVGPSGSGKSTLLHVSGLLEQPDSGEVRIGGVDATHLGDRERTALRRDRIGFIYQFHHLLPEFTALENAMMPLRLAGKPEEEAETRAISLLTALGLEARLTHRPAELSGGEQQRVAIARAIANRPALLLGDEPTGNLDPRTSDKVFAELVRLAREEGLGALIATHNHALARQMDRAVTLSAGRIVPVS, encoded by the coding sequence ATGAGTGAGCCCGTTCTCGTGCTTCGCGGCATCCAGCGCGGCTATCGCTCGGGCGAGGCGCGGCTGGAGGTGCTGCGCGGGGCCGATCTCGACATCCGCGCGGGCGAACTTGTGGCGCTCGTCGGCCCATCGGGGTCGGGCAAGTCCACGCTGTTGCACGTCTCGGGCCTGCTCGAACAGCCCGATTCCGGAGAGGTACGGATCGGGGGCGTCGATGCCACGCACCTGGGCGACCGGGAGCGAACGGCGCTGCGGCGGGACCGCATCGGCTTCATCTACCAGTTCCATCACCTCCTGCCGGAGTTCACGGCGCTCGAGAACGCCATGATGCCGCTGCGGCTGGCGGGCAAGCCGGAGGAGGAGGCGGAGACGCGCGCCATCTCCCTGCTGACCGCATTGGGGCTCGAGGCGCGGCTCACCCACCGGCCTGCAGAGCTTTCCGGCGGGGAGCAGCAGCGCGTCGCCATCGCCCGTGCCATCGCCAACCGGCCGGCCCTGCTTCTGGGTGACGAGCCGACCGGAAACCTCGACCCGAGAACCTCCGACAAGGTCTTCGCGGAACTCGTCCGCCTCGCGCGCGAGGAGGGGTTGGGCGCGCTGATCGCCACGCACAACCATGCGCTCGCCCGGCAGATGGACCGGGCGGTGACACTGTCTGCCGGCCGAATCGTTCCGGTGAGCTGA
- the dnaE gene encoding DNA polymerase III subunit alpha: MSNGFIHLRVRTAYSLLEGAIPVKKLPGLCKAHGMPAVGITDRNNLFGALEISETLSGEGVQPVIGCSLTLDAGVEEDRRAVRHGESRELSLFVQNAVGYRNLLALMEAAYMDAGSGLGPSVSIERLVAHADGLLALTGGPFGPVGHALRHGGEGPAEAVLLRLARAFPDRLYVELQRHGMPEEAAAEDFFVERAYAHGLPLVATNDVYFPDAGLYEAHDALICIADGSYVVESDRRRLTPQHHFRTPADMIAAFDDLPEAIANTVEIARRCAFRPRKHKPILPSFESDAGLDEAAELARQAREGLERRLATVAPAAPREEYDSRLAFELDIITRMGFPGYFLIVSDFIKWAKGHGIPVGPGRGSGAGSVVAWALTITDLDPLRFGLLFERFLNPERVSMPDFDIDFCQDRRDEVIRYVQGKYGHDRVAQIITFGKLQARAVLRDVGRVLQLPYGQVDRLCKLVPNNPANPVTLKEAVEGEERLRDAQREDPQVKRMVDYAMKLEGLYRHASTHAAGVVIGDRPLSELVPLYRDPRSDMPVTQFNMKWVEPAGLVKFDFLGLKTLTVLAKALELLERRGVAVDLETIPLDDGESYAMLARGESTGVFQLESSGMRDALRRLKPDCIEDIIALVALYRPGPMDNIPKYIACKQGDEEPDYLHPKLEPILKETYGVIIYQEQVMQIAQVLSGYSLGEADLLRRAMGKKIKEEMDQQKARFVSGAVELGVDRGQADGIFDLVAKFAGYGFNKSHAAAYALVAYQTAYLKANYPVEFMAALMTLDMGNTDKLNLFKQELDRLSIPVLPPDVNHSEVEFVPQDGAVRYALGAIKNVGAGAMQALVEQRRANGSFQGVEDFARRLDPRLVNKRALENLIRAGALDSLDGNRSRLFHAADRLIGEAQRAAEERVSNQNSLFGGDEDATRLRLDDRPDWLPLDRLAEEFAAIGFYLSAHPLDDYQRALARARVLPYAEVLRKAAQGPGRVSVAGTVIGRQERRSARGNKFAFVQLSDPSGVYEIAVFSEMLRDTRDLLEVGRSVVISADTEVEGEQVRLRVLRVRAIDDILANDAAGLRVFMRDNGPLHHLKSRLPPAGRGRISLVLMLDDCAREVEIDLPGGYAVTPYTRGALKAVPGIVEVEDV, from the coding sequence GTGTCGAACGGCTTCATTCATCTGCGGGTCCGCACGGCCTACTCGCTGCTTGAGGGCGCGATCCCGGTCAAGAAGCTGCCCGGCCTGTGCAAGGCGCACGGCATGCCTGCCGTCGGGATCACCGACCGGAACAATCTCTTCGGCGCGCTGGAGATCTCGGAAACGCTGAGCGGGGAAGGGGTGCAGCCTGTGATCGGCTGCTCCCTGACGCTCGATGCGGGCGTCGAGGAGGACAGGCGCGCGGTTCGTCACGGGGAATCGCGGGAGCTTTCTCTGTTCGTCCAGAACGCCGTGGGCTATCGCAACCTGCTTGCGCTCATGGAGGCCGCCTACATGGACGCGGGCTCCGGGCTCGGGCCTTCGGTGTCCATCGAGCGGCTTGTGGCCCACGCGGACGGTCTCCTCGCGCTGACGGGCGGGCCGTTCGGACCGGTGGGGCATGCCCTGCGCCACGGTGGCGAGGGACCGGCGGAGGCCGTTCTGCTACGGCTTGCGCGCGCGTTTCCAGACCGTCTCTATGTCGAGTTGCAGCGTCACGGTATGCCTGAAGAGGCTGCCGCGGAAGACTTTTTCGTCGAAAGGGCCTATGCGCATGGCCTTCCATTGGTTGCGACGAACGATGTCTATTTCCCGGACGCGGGTCTCTACGAGGCGCATGACGCGCTCATCTGCATCGCGGACGGCAGCTATGTCGTGGAGTCGGACCGGCGACGGCTGACGCCGCAGCATCATTTCCGCACGCCCGCAGACATGATCGCGGCGTTCGACGATCTGCCGGAGGCGATCGCGAACACGGTCGAGATCGCGCGCCGGTGCGCCTTCCGCCCGCGCAAGCACAAGCCGATCCTGCCGAGCTTCGAGAGCGATGCGGGGCTGGACGAGGCGGCGGAGCTTGCCCGCCAGGCCCGCGAAGGGCTCGAACGGCGCCTGGCGACGGTTGCCCCCGCCGCCCCGAGGGAGGAGTACGACAGCCGCCTCGCGTTCGAGCTCGACATCATTACGCGCATGGGGTTCCCGGGCTATTTCCTCATCGTTTCCGACTTCATCAAGTGGGCGAAGGGGCATGGCATTCCCGTGGGGCCGGGCCGCGGTTCGGGGGCCGGTTCGGTTGTGGCGTGGGCGCTGACGATCACGGACCTTGACCCCTTGCGGTTCGGTTTGCTGTTCGAGCGCTTCCTCAACCCCGAGCGCGTGTCGATGCCCGACTTCGACATCGACTTCTGCCAGGACAGGCGGGACGAGGTGATCCGCTATGTTCAGGGCAAGTACGGCCACGATCGGGTCGCCCAGATCATCACCTTCGGAAAGCTGCAGGCGCGCGCCGTTCTGCGGGACGTGGGCCGGGTCCTGCAATTGCCCTATGGCCAGGTCGACCGGCTGTGCAAGCTCGTGCCCAACAACCCGGCCAACCCGGTGACGCTGAAGGAGGCCGTGGAAGGGGAGGAGCGGCTGCGCGACGCCCAGCGGGAGGATCCGCAGGTCAAGCGCATGGTCGACTATGCCATGAAGCTCGAAGGGCTGTACCGGCACGCCTCGACCCATGCCGCGGGCGTCGTGATCGGCGACCGTCCGCTCAGTGAGCTTGTGCCGCTCTACCGCGACCCGCGCTCCGACATGCCGGTGACGCAGTTCAACATGAAGTGGGTCGAGCCTGCGGGGCTCGTCAAGTTCGACTTCCTGGGCCTGAAGACCCTGACGGTCCTCGCCAAGGCGCTGGAATTGCTGGAACGGCGCGGCGTTGCGGTCGACCTCGAGACCATCCCGCTGGACGACGGCGAAAGCTACGCCATGCTCGCGCGCGGCGAGTCCACGGGCGTGTTCCAGCTGGAAAGTTCGGGCATGCGCGATGCGTTGCGCCGGCTGAAGCCCGACTGCATCGAGGACATCATCGCGCTCGTGGCCCTCTACCGGCCGGGCCCGATGGACAACATTCCCAAGTACATCGCCTGCAAGCAGGGGGACGAGGAGCCGGACTATCTCCACCCGAAGCTCGAGCCGATCCTGAAGGAAACGTACGGCGTCATCATCTACCAGGAACAGGTGATGCAGATCGCGCAGGTCCTGTCTGGCTACTCGCTGGGGGAGGCGGATCTTCTGCGCCGGGCCATGGGCAAGAAGATCAAGGAGGAGATGGACCAGCAGAAGGCGCGCTTCGTCTCGGGTGCGGTCGAACTCGGCGTCGACCGCGGGCAGGCGGACGGCATCTTCGATCTCGTCGCGAAGTTTGCCGGCTATGGCTTCAACAAGAGCCACGCGGCCGCCTATGCTCTCGTGGCCTACCAGACAGCGTATCTGAAGGCGAACTACCCGGTGGAGTTCATGGCGGCGCTGATGACGCTCGACATGGGCAACACGGACAAGCTCAACCTCTTCAAGCAGGAACTCGACCGGCTTTCGATCCCGGTCCTGCCTCCTGACGTCAACCATTCCGAGGTGGAGTTCGTGCCTCAGGACGGGGCGGTCCGCTACGCGCTCGGGGCGATCAAGAACGTGGGAGCGGGCGCCATGCAGGCGCTTGTCGAGCAACGCCGCGCGAACGGTTCATTCCAGGGGGTCGAGGATTTCGCACGCCGGCTCGACCCTCGGCTCGTCAACAAGCGGGCGCTGGAGAACCTGATCCGTGCGGGCGCGCTCGACAGCCTGGATGGAAACCGCTCGCGCCTCTTCCACGCGGCCGACAGGCTGATCGGGGAGGCCCAGCGCGCCGCCGAGGAGCGGGTGAGCAACCAGAACAGTCTCTTTGGCGGAGACGAGGATGCGACCCGCCTTCGTCTGGACGATCGGCCGGACTGGTTGCCGCTCGACCGCCTCGCGGAGGAGTTCGCCGCGATCGGCTTTTATCTGTCGGCTCATCCGCTCGACGATTACCAGCGCGCCCTCGCGCGGGCCCGCGTGCTTCCCTATGCGGAGGTGCTGCGCAAGGCGGCCCAGGGACCCGGCCGGGTGAGCGTTGCGGGCACCGTCATCGGGCGCCAGGAACGGCGTTCGGCGCGGGGCAACAAGTTCGCGTTCGTCCAGCTTTCCGATCCCTCGGGCGTGTACGAGATCGCGGTCTTCTCCGAGATGTTGCGGGATACCCGCGACCTGCTCGAGGTGGGCAGGTCGGTCGTCATTTCCGCGGATACCGAGGTCGAGGGAGAGCAGGTCCGTCTGCGCGTGCTGCGCGTGCGCGCAATCGACGACATCCTCGCGAACGACGCGGCAGGCCTGCGTGTCTTCATGCGCGACAACGGTCCCTTGCATCATTTGAAGTCGCGACTGCCGCCCGCCGGGCGCGGGCGGATAAGTCTTGTCCTGATGCTCGACGACTGTGCGCGGGAGGTGGAGATCGATCTGCCCGGGGGTTACGCGGTAACACCCTATACAAGGGGTGCGCTGAAGGCGGTTCCCGGGATCGTCGAGGTGGAGGATGTGTGA
- the tsf gene encoding translation elongation factor Ts: MAEITASLVKELREKTGAGMMDCKKALTETAGDMEAAIDWLRTKGLAKAAKKADRVAAEGLVAVATEGTRGAVVEVNSETDFVARNDKFQEMAGTIAKLALASGGSLDTLSGASYPGTSGTVQDHLTGMIASIGENMSLRRVATLEVSDGVVASYVHNQVAPGMGKIGVLVALESSGDKATLEALGRQIAMHIAATSPMSLRKEDLDAAAIERERAVLVEQARESGKPEAVIEKMVEGRLRKFYEEVCLLEQTYVIDGESRVGQVVEAAAKDAGAPVDLIAFVRFTLGEGIEKEEQDFASEVAAAAGG, encoded by the coding sequence ATGGCTGAGATCACCGCAAGCCTCGTCAAGGAACTGCGCGAGAAGACCGGCGCAGGCATGATGGACTGCAAGAAAGCGCTGACCGAGACGGCCGGCGACATGGAGGCGGCTATCGACTGGCTGCGCACCAAGGGCCTTGCGAAGGCCGCCAAGAAGGCGGACCGGGTCGCTGCCGAGGGCCTCGTGGCCGTCGCGACCGAAGGCACCAGGGGCGCCGTCGTCGAGGTCAATTCCGAGACCGACTTCGTGGCGCGCAACGACAAGTTCCAGGAGATGGCCGGAACCATCGCCAAGCTGGCGCTGGCGTCCGGCGGCAGCCTCGACACGCTCTCCGGCGCCTCCTATCCGGGCACGTCCGGCACCGTGCAGGACCACCTGACCGGCATGATCGCCTCCATCGGCGAGAACATGTCTCTGCGCCGCGTGGCGACGCTCGAGGTCAGCGACGGCGTCGTCGCATCCTATGTGCACAACCAGGTTGCGCCGGGCATGGGCAAGATCGGCGTGCTCGTGGCTCTGGAATCGTCGGGCGACAAGGCCACGCTCGAGGCGCTTGGCCGTCAGATCGCCATGCACATCGCGGCGACCAGCCCGATGTCGCTCAGGAAGGAAGACCTCGACGCCGCCGCGATCGAACGGGAGCGTGCGGTGCTTGTCGAGCAGGCCCGCGAGTCGGGCAAGCCCGAGGCCGTGATCGAGAAGATGGTCGAGGGCCGGCTGCGCAAGTTCTACGAAGAGGTTTGCCTGCTCGAGCAGACCTATGTGATCGACGGCGAGTCGCGGGTCGGCCAGGTGGTCGAGGCAGCGGCCAAGGATGCGGGTGCGCCGGTCGATCTCATCGCCTTCGTGCGCTTCACGCTGGGCGAGGGCATCGAGAAGGAAGAGCAGGACTTCGCGTCGGAAGTGGCCGCTGCGGCAGGCGGTTGA
- a CDS encoding isoprenyl transferase has translation MLTAEALKTDTPRPRHVAIIMDGNGRWAQARHMPRTYGHQKGVDAVRRTVETAGDLGVEYLTLYAFSSENWKRPAEEVQLLMDLLRRYIRQELAELHRKNVRVRFIGDRSGLASDIVSLMENAEAQTAANTGLTLVLALNYGSKAELTRAIARAAKDIASGTLTPCAMTPERIDAYLETAGIPDPDLVIRTSGEKRLSNFLLWQAAYAELVFIDTLWPDFGRAEFEAAIFEFQRRERRFGAAS, from the coding sequence ATGCTGACTGCCGAGGCGCTGAAGACCGATACTCCCCGCCCACGGCACGTCGCCATCATCATGGACGGCAATGGACGTTGGGCGCAGGCGCGCCACATGCCGCGCACCTATGGCCACCAGAAGGGCGTCGACGCGGTCCGGCGGACGGTTGAGACGGCGGGCGACCTTGGGGTCGAGTATCTGACCCTCTATGCCTTCTCCTCGGAGAACTGGAAGCGGCCTGCCGAAGAGGTGCAGCTTCTCATGGACCTGCTGCGCCGCTACATCCGCCAGGAACTGGCCGAGTTGCACCGCAAGAACGTGCGCGTGCGCTTTATCGGCGATCGGAGCGGGCTTGCGTCCGACATCGTGAGCCTGATGGAGAACGCGGAGGCGCAAACGGCTGCGAACACTGGCCTGACGCTTGTCCTGGCACTGAATTACGGCTCCAAGGCAGAGTTGACGCGGGCGATTGCGCGCGCTGCGAAGGATATTGCGTCGGGCACGCTGACACCCTGCGCGATGACGCCGGAGCGGATCGATGCCTATCTCGAGACGGCGGGAATTCCCGACCCGGATCTCGTGATCCGCACCAGCGGGGAGAAGCGGCTTTCCAACTTCCTGCTCTGGCAGGCCGCCTATGCGGAACTTGTGTTCATCGACACGCTCTGGCCCGATTTCGGCAGGGCGGAGTTCGAGGCGGCGATCTTCGAGTTTCAGCGGCGGGAGCGGCGGTTCGGCGCCGCGTCGTGA
- the frr gene encoding ribosome recycling factor, whose product MSGEFNKKDLERRMEGALSTLQSEFGGLRTGRASASLLDPVTVEAYGATMPLNQVGTVSVPEPRMLAVQVWDRGMVSAVDKAIRNAGLGLNPMPDGTLIRIPIPELNEERRRELTKVAAKYAEQARIAVRNVRRDGMDTLKRLEKDGEIGQDEHKRLADEVQSLTDRTIGKIDESLAHKEKEIMQV is encoded by the coding sequence ATGAGCGGCGAGTTCAACAAGAAGGACCTGGAGCGGCGCATGGAGGGGGCGCTCTCGACGCTGCAGTCGGAGTTTGGCGGCCTGCGCACGGGCCGTGCCTCGGCCAGCCTTCTGGACCCCGTGACCGTCGAGGCCTATGGCGCGACCATGCCTCTCAACCAGGTGGGCACCGTCTCGGTGCCGGAGCCGCGGATGCTCGCGGTCCAGGTTTGGGACAGGGGGATGGTGTCGGCGGTGGACAAGGCGATCCGTAACGCCGGGCTCGGGCTCAATCCGATGCCGGACGGCACGTTGATTCGCATCCCGATCCCGGAACTGAACGAGGAGCGGCGGCGCGAGCTTACGAAGGTTGCCGCGAAGTACGCCGAACAGGCGCGGATCGCGGTGCGCAACGTGCGCCGTGACGGGATGGATACGCTGAAGCGCCTCGAAAAGGACGGTGAAATCGGGCAGGACGAGCACAAGCGACTCGCCGATGAGGTGCAGTCTCTCACCGATCGGACAATCGGAAAGATTGACGAGAGCCTCGCGCATAAAGAAAAAGAGATCATGCAGGTCTGA
- the pyrH gene encoding UMP kinase, with protein sequence MAAKPAYGRVLLKVSGEALMGDKAYGLDHDTVERIAADIRAVRDLGVEVCLVIGGGNIFRGLSAAAQGMERASADYMGMLATVMNALAMQNALERIGAQTRVLSAIPMTTVCEPYIRRRAIRHMEKGRIVIFAAGTGNPFFTTDTAAALRAVEMGCDALLKGTQVDGVYSADPKKDPEAVRYDRLSYMDVLSRDLKVMDASAISLARENGLPIIVFNIHAQGAFARVLTGEGTCTTIND encoded by the coding sequence ATGGCGGCGAAACCGGCGTACGGGCGTGTCCTGCTGAAGGTGTCGGGCGAGGCCCTGATGGGCGACAAGGCCTATGGCCTCGACCACGACACCGTCGAACGGATCGCTGCCGACATCCGGGCTGTCCGCGATCTCGGGGTCGAGGTTTGCCTCGTGATCGGCGGGGGCAATATCTTTCGGGGCCTTTCGGCTGCCGCCCAGGGCATGGAGCGGGCCAGCGCGGACTATATGGGCATGCTGGCGACCGTGATGAACGCGCTGGCCATGCAGAACGCGCTGGAACGGATCGGCGCACAGACCCGCGTGCTTTCGGCGATCCCGATGACCACGGTATGCGAGCCCTATATCCGGCGGCGGGCGATCCGGCACATGGAGAAGGGCCGCATCGTCATCTTCGCGGCAGGTACGGGCAACCCGTTCTTCACGACCGATACGGCCGCGGCGCTGCGTGCCGTGGAGATGGGCTGCGATGCGCTGCTCAAGGGCACGCAGGTCGACGGCGTCTACTCGGCAGATCCGAAGAAGGATCCCGAGGCCGTCCGCTACGACCGGCTGAGCTACATGGACGTGCTGTCGCGCGACCTCAAGGTCATGGACGCATCTGCGATTTCGCTTGCCCGCGAGAACGGCTTGCCCATCATCGTGTTCAACATCCATGCGCAAGGCGCTTTCGCCCGCGTGCTGACGGGTGAGGGTACCTGCACGACGATCAACGACTGA
- a CDS encoding phosphatidate cytidylyltransferase, which yields MSQPGTGAGSTRAFWTRVASALVLAPIALAAVWAGGAVYAALIFAAALLMMYEAADMARLDRSDMGLSVGGVGAGVLFAILAGPGQALVIGLAVTLALAVRTRGRPQMLSALAPIYTVASAVALLYLRQHPDGLMLIVWLLVTVWAADTGGYAAGKTIGGPKLAPRISPGKTWAGLAGTMVFAGLASAGFGLAAGRGSIVAMMAVGVVAAFVAQAGDLAESAYKRFYGRKDSGSLIPGHGGILDRVDGLVAAAILVHVSMAATGETVFEWP from the coding sequence ATGAGCCAGCCCGGAACCGGCGCCGGAAGCACGCGCGCCTTCTGGACGCGCGTGGCGAGCGCGCTCGTTCTGGCGCCCATCGCGCTCGCAGCCGTCTGGGCGGGAGGCGCGGTCTATGCCGCACTGATCTTCGCGGCGGCCCTCCTGATGATGTACGAGGCCGCAGACATGGCCCGGCTGGACCGGTCCGACATGGGGCTGTCGGTCGGTGGCGTAGGTGCCGGGGTGCTGTTCGCCATCCTTGCCGGCCCGGGGCAGGCACTTGTCATCGGATTGGCCGTTACCCTTGCGCTCGCCGTGCGCACGCGGGGGCGGCCGCAGATGCTGTCGGCGCTCGCTCCGATCTATACGGTGGCGAGCGCGGTGGCGCTGCTGTACCTGCGCCAGCATCCCGACGGCCTCATGCTGATCGTCTGGCTTCTGGTAACGGTCTGGGCGGCCGACACGGGCGGTTATGCGGCGGGCAAGACCATCGGCGGCCCGAAACTCGCGCCGCGGATCAGCCCGGGAAAGACCTGGGCCGGACTGGCCGGGACGATGGTGTTCGCCGGCCTTGCGAGTGCCGGCTTCGGCCTCGCCGCCGGGCGGGGGAGCATCGTGGCCATGATGGCGGTCGGCGTCGTCGCGGCGTTCGTCGCCCAGGCGGGCGACCTTGCCGAGTCGGCGTACAAGCGTTTCTACGGGCGGAAGGATTCAGGCTCGCTCATTCCGGGTCATGGGGGCATACTGGACCGGGTCGACGGCCTTGTCGCGGCGGCCATCCTTGTCCATGTATCGATGGCCGCGACAGGAGAAACGGTATTCGAATGGCCGTAA
- a CDS encoding lipoprotein-releasing ABC transporter permease subunit, which translates to MSASRPFGALEWQLALRYLRSRRRDGFISVIAGFSFLGIMLGVATLIIVMAVMNGFRIELVQRILGVNGHAMVSVYGGRIDDYETLAERLGSIDGIVSATPIVEGQVMASANGVNSGVLVRAMPQDSLARLDLVAGNVLAGSLEGLGEGGVAVGSRLAQRLGLRVGSTLTLISPQGRQTAFGTAPRVKGYPVAAIFEMGMSEYDGSLVFMGLGPAQVYFQAAGEVTGIELMVDNPDQVERYMPSVYDTIGGNAGVTTWKEANASFFAALAVERNVMFLILSLIILVAALNIIAGLIMLVKDKGHDIAILRTMGATRGAVMRVFFIAGAAIGVVGTLAGLVIGVLFCWNIEEIRQAISRLLGVTLFDPTIYFLARMPAELVAGDVLGVLVMALSLSFLATLYPSWRAARLDPVEALRYE; encoded by the coding sequence GTGAGCGCAAGCCGTCCCTTCGGCGCACTGGAGTGGCAGCTTGCGCTGCGCTACCTGCGCTCGCGCCGGCGCGACGGCTTCATCTCCGTCATCGCCGGGTTCTCCTTCCTCGGGATCATGCTCGGGGTGGCCACACTCATCATCGTCATGGCGGTGATGAACGGCTTCCGGATCGAACTCGTTCAGCGCATCCTCGGCGTGAACGGTCATGCCATGGTGTCGGTCTACGGCGGACGGATCGACGACTACGAGACGTTGGCGGAGCGGCTCGGCAGCATCGACGGCATCGTGTCCGCGACCCCCATTGTCGAGGGGCAGGTCATGGCCTCGGCCAACGGGGTCAACAGCGGCGTCCTTGTACGCGCCATGCCGCAAGACAGTCTCGCCCGCCTCGACCTCGTCGCCGGCAATGTGCTGGCTGGCAGTCTCGAGGGCCTTGGGGAGGGCGGTGTTGCCGTGGGCTCCCGCCTGGCGCAGCGGCTCGGCCTGCGTGTGGGCTCCACCCTGACGCTCATCTCGCCGCAGGGCCGCCAGACCGCGTTCGGCACCGCGCCGCGCGTGAAGGGCTATCCCGTTGCAGCCATCTTCGAGATGGGCATGTCGGAGTACGACGGCAGCCTCGTGTTCATGGGGCTCGGGCCCGCGCAGGTCTATTTCCAGGCGGCGGGTGAGGTCACCGGCATCGAGTTGATGGTCGACAATCCCGACCAGGTCGAACGCTACATGCCCTCCGTCTACGACACGATCGGCGGCAACGCGGGCGTCACCACCTGGAAGGAGGCGAACGCGAGTTTCTTCGCGGCGCTGGCAGTCGAGCGGAACGTGATGTTCCTCATCCTCAGCCTCATCATCCTGGTGGCCGCGCTGAACATCATCGCGGGCCTCATCATGCTGGTGAAGGACAAGGGGCACGACATTGCCATCCTGCGCACCATGGGGGCGACGCGCGGCGCGGTGATGCGTGTCTTCTTCATCGCCGGTGCGGCCATCGGCGTTGTGGGCACGCTTGCCGGCCTCGTCATCGGCGTGCTGTTCTGCTGGAACATCGAGGAGATCCGGCAGGCCATCTCGCGCCTGCTGGGCGTGACGCTGTTCGATCCGACGATCTACTTCCTCGCGCGCATGCCGGCCGAACTCGTGGCGGGCGACGTGTTGGGCGTGCTCGTCATGGCGCTGTCGCTGTCCTTCCTGGCCACGCTCTATCCCTCCTGGCGGGCGGCCCGCCTCGATCCGGTAGAGGCGCTGCGCTATGAGTGA